In Streptomyces chartreusis NRRL 3882, the following are encoded in one genomic region:
- the whiA gene encoding DNA-binding protein WhiA codes for MAMTAAVKDEISRLPVTRTCCRKAEVSAILRFAGGLHLVSGRIVIEAELDTAMAARRLKRDILEIFGHSSELIVMAPGGLRRGSRYVVRVVAGGDQLARQTGLVDGRGRPIRGLPPQVVSGATCDAEAAWRGAFLAHGSLTEPGRSSSLEVTCPGPEAALALVGAARRLSIAAKAREVRGVDRVVVRDGDAIGALLTRLGAHESVLAWEERRMRREVRATANRLANFDDANLRRSARAAVAAGARVQRALEILGEDVPEHLAAAGRLRMEHKQASLEELGALADPPLTKDAVAGRIRRLLAMADKRASDLGIPGTEANLSEELADNLVG; via the coding sequence ATGGCGATGACGGCAGCGGTGAAGGACGAGATCTCCCGGCTCCCCGTCACCCGGACCTGCTGCAGAAAGGCGGAGGTCTCCGCCATTCTGCGGTTCGCCGGCGGCCTTCACCTGGTGAGCGGTCGGATCGTGATCGAGGCGGAGCTGGACACGGCGATGGCGGCCCGCCGCCTCAAGCGGGACATCCTGGAGATCTTCGGCCACAGCTCGGAGCTGATCGTGATGGCACCGGGCGGGCTGCGCCGCGGCTCGCGCTACGTGGTGCGTGTCGTCGCGGGCGGTGACCAGCTGGCCCGCCAGACCGGCCTGGTCGACGGGCGGGGCCGCCCGATCCGCGGCCTGCCCCCGCAGGTGGTCTCGGGGGCCACCTGTGACGCCGAGGCCGCCTGGCGGGGCGCCTTCCTGGCGCACGGCTCGCTCACCGAGCCCGGCCGCTCCTCCTCCCTGGAGGTGACCTGCCCGGGCCCCGAGGCCGCGCTCGCCCTGGTCGGGGCGGCCCGCCGCCTGTCGATCGCGGCCAAGGCCCGCGAGGTGCGCGGCGTGGACCGGGTCGTCGTCCGTGACGGCGACGCGATCGGTGCCCTGCTCACCCGCCTCGGCGCGCACGAGTCGGTGCTGGCCTGGGAGGAGCGCCGGATGCGCCGCGAGGTGCGGGCCACGGCGAACCGGCTGGCCAACTTCGACGACGCCAACCTGCGCCGCTCGGCCCGCGCGGCCGTCGCCGCCGGTGCCCGTGTGCAGCGGGCGCTGGAGATCCTCGGCGAGGACGTGCCCGAGCACCTCGCGGCGGCCGGCCGGCTGCGCATGGAGCACAAGCAGGCCTCCCTGGAGGAGCTGGGCGCGCTCGCCGACCCGCCGCTGACCAAGGACGCCGTCGCGGGCCGGATCCGCCGCCTGCTGGCCATGGCCGACAAGCGAGCCTCCGACCTGGGCATCCCGGGCACGGAGGCCAACCTCTCAGAGGAGCTGGCCGACAATCTCGTAGGCTGA
- the rapZ gene encoding RNase adapter RapZ has protein sequence MNVNEHDGQEERTGDGAQVSTGTPNDKAAVPDAAIPELVIISGMSGAGRSTAAKCLEDLGWFVVDNLPPALIPTMVELGARSQGNVARIAVVVDVRGRRFFDNLRESLADLEAKNVTRRIVFLESSDEALVRRFESVRRPHPLQGDGRIVDGIAAERELLRELRGDADLVIDTSSLNVHELRAKMDAQFAGEEEPELRATVMSFGYKYGLPVDADLVVDCRFLPNPHWVPELRPYTGLNDEVSGYVFNQPGAKEFLDRYTELLQLVATGYRREGKRYVTIAVGCTGGKHRSVAMSEKLAARLAAEGVETVVVHRDMGRE, from the coding sequence ATGAATGTGAACGAGCACGACGGGCAAGAAGAGCGAACCGGAGACGGAGCACAGGTGAGTACGGGCACGCCCAACGACAAGGCCGCAGTCCCGGACGCGGCCATCCCCGAGCTGGTGATCATCTCCGGCATGTCCGGGGCCGGCCGCTCGACGGCCGCGAAGTGTCTGGAGGACCTCGGCTGGTTCGTCGTCGACAACCTGCCGCCCGCGCTGATCCCCACCATGGTGGAGCTCGGCGCCCGCTCCCAGGGCAACGTGGCCCGGATCGCCGTCGTTGTCGACGTCCGCGGCCGCCGCTTCTTCGACAACCTCCGCGAGTCCCTCGCCGACCTGGAGGCGAAGAACGTCACCCGCAGGATCGTCTTCCTGGAGTCCTCCGACGAGGCCCTGGTGCGCCGCTTCGAGTCGGTGCGCCGCCCGCACCCCCTCCAGGGCGACGGCCGGATCGTCGACGGCATCGCCGCCGAGCGCGAGCTGCTGCGCGAGCTGCGCGGCGACGCCGACCTGGTGATCGACACCTCCAGCCTCAACGTGCACGAGCTGCGGGCCAAGATGGACGCCCAGTTCGCCGGCGAGGAGGAGCCGGAGCTGCGGGCCACGGTCATGTCCTTCGGCTACAAGTACGGGCTGCCGGTCGACGCCGACCTGGTCGTCGACTGCCGCTTCCTGCCGAACCCGCACTGGGTCCCGGAGCTGCGCCCGTACACGGGCCTCAACGACGAGGTCTCCGGGTACGTCTTCAACCAGCCCGGCGCCAAGGAGTTCCTCGACCGCTACACGGAGCTCCTCCAGCTCGTCGCCACCGGCTACCGCCGGGAGGGCAAGCGCTACGTGACCATCGCCGTGGGCTGCACGGGCGGCAAGCACCGCTCGGTCGCCATGTCGGAGAAGCTCGCCGCCCGGCTCGCCGCCGAGGGCGTGGAGACGGTGGTCGTACACCGGGACATGGGACGCGAATGA
- the uvrC gene encoding excinuclease ABC subunit UvrC encodes MADPSSYRPKPGEIPDSPGVYRFRDEHRRVIYVGKAKSLRQRLANYFQDLAGLHPRTRSMVTTAASVEWTVVSTEVEALQLEYSWIKEYDPRFNVKYRDDKSYPYLAVTMNEEYPRVQVMRGHKKKGVRYFGPYAHAWAIRDTVDLLLRVFPVRTCSAGVFKNAARTGRPCLLGYIGKCSAPCVDRVSAEEHRELADEFCDFMTGRTATYIRRLEKQMGEAAEEMEYERAARLRDDIGALKKAMEKNAVVLADATDADLIAVAEDELEAAVQIFHVRGGRVRGQRGWVTDKVEEITTGALVEHALQQLYGEETGDAVPKEVLVPALPDPVEPVQEWLAGRRGSGVSLRVPQRGDKKALMETVQRNAQQALVLHKTKRASDLTTRSRALEEIADALDLDSAPLRIECYDISHLQGDDVVASMVVFEDGLARKSEYRRFQIKGFAGQDDVRSMHEVITRRFRRYLAEKEKTGEWTDSENAETPEIDGNGEIVGTGPTEDDGRPKKFAYPPQLVVVDGGAPQVAAAQRALDELGIDDIAVCGLAKRLEEVWLPGDDDPVVLPRTSEGLYLLQRVRDEAHRFAITYQRTKRSKRFRSSPLDDVPGLGDTRKQALLKHFGSLKKLRSATIDQICEVPGIGRKTAETIAAALAQAAPAAPAVNTATGEIMEEEPGTMGSGGEPVRTGAPDERRGQET; translated from the coding sequence ATGGCCGACCCCTCCAGCTACCGCCCCAAACCGGGTGAGATCCCCGACTCGCCGGGGGTCTACAGGTTCCGTGACGAGCACCGCCGGGTGATCTACGTCGGAAAGGCGAAAAGCCTGCGCCAGCGCCTGGCGAACTACTTCCAGGACCTGGCGGGCCTGCACCCGCGCACCCGCTCCATGGTCACCACGGCCGCGTCCGTGGAGTGGACGGTGGTGTCCACGGAGGTCGAGGCGCTCCAGCTGGAGTACTCGTGGATCAAGGAGTACGACCCCCGGTTCAACGTCAAGTACCGCGACGACAAGAGCTACCCGTACCTCGCGGTGACGATGAACGAGGAGTACCCGCGCGTGCAGGTGATGCGCGGTCACAAGAAGAAGGGCGTCCGCTACTTCGGGCCGTACGCGCACGCGTGGGCGATCCGCGACACCGTCGACCTGCTGCTGCGCGTCTTCCCCGTGCGCACCTGCTCGGCCGGCGTCTTCAAGAACGCCGCCCGGACGGGCCGCCCCTGCCTCCTCGGCTACATCGGCAAGTGCTCCGCCCCGTGCGTGGACCGGGTCTCCGCCGAGGAGCACCGCGAACTGGCCGACGAGTTCTGTGACTTCATGACCGGCCGCACGGCCACGTACATCCGCCGCCTGGAGAAGCAGATGGGCGAGGCGGCCGAGGAGATGGAGTACGAGCGGGCGGCCCGGCTGCGCGACGACATCGGGGCCCTGAAGAAGGCCATGGAGAAGAACGCGGTCGTGCTCGCCGACGCGACCGACGCCGACCTGATCGCGGTCGCCGAGGACGAGCTGGAGGCGGCCGTCCAGATCTTCCACGTACGCGGCGGACGGGTACGCGGCCAGCGCGGCTGGGTCACCGACAAGGTGGAGGAGATCACCACCGGCGCCCTCGTGGAGCACGCCCTCCAGCAGCTGTACGGCGAGGAGACGGGCGACGCGGTCCCCAAGGAGGTCCTCGTCCCCGCCCTGCCCGACCCCGTGGAGCCCGTCCAGGAGTGGCTCGCCGGCCGGCGCGGCTCGGGCGTCTCGCTGCGCGTCCCGCAGCGCGGCGACAAGAAGGCCCTCATGGAGACCGTGCAGCGCAACGCCCAGCAGGCGCTCGTGCTGCACAAGACCAAGCGCGCCTCCGACCTCACCACGCGCTCGCGCGCCCTGGAGGAGATCGCCGACGCCCTCGACCTGGACAGCGCCCCGCTCAGGATCGAGTGCTACGACATCTCCCACCTCCAGGGCGACGACGTGGTGGCCTCCATGGTCGTCTTCGAGGACGGCCTGGCCCGCAAGAGCGAGTACCGCCGCTTCCAGATCAAGGGCTTCGCGGGGCAGGACGACGTTCGCTCCATGCACGAGGTGATCACCCGCCGCTTCCGCCGCTACCTCGCCGAGAAGGAGAAAACGGGGGAGTGGACCGACAGCGAGAACGCCGAGACCCCTGAGATCGACGGGAACGGCGAGATCGTCGGGACCGGCCCCACCGAGGACGACGGCCGCCCCAAGAAGTTCGCCTACCCGCCCCAGCTCGTGGTCGTCGACGGCGGCGCCCCGCAGGTCGCGGCGGCCCAGCGGGCCCTGGACGAGCTCGGTATCGACGACATCGCCGTGTGCGGCCTCGCCAAGCGCCTGGAGGAGGTCTGGCTGCCCGGCGACGACGACCCGGTGGTCCTGCCCCGCACCAGCGAGGGCCTGTACCTGCTCCAGCGGGTCCGTGACGAGGCCCACCGCTTCGCGATCACCTACCAGCGCACCAAGCGGTCCAAGCGCTTCCGGTCCAGCCCCCTGGACGACGTCCCCGGCCTCGGGGACACCCGCAAGCAGGCACTCCTGAAGCACTTCGGTTCGTTGAAGAAATTGCGATCCGCCACCATCGACCAGATCTGCGAGGTTCCCGGCATAGGCCGCAAGACCGCCGAGACGATCGCGGCGGCCCTCGCCCAGGCGGCCCCGGCCGCACCCGCCGTCAACACGGCGACTGGAGAGATCATGGAAGAGGAACCCGGCACCATGGGTTCCGGTGGGGAGCCCGTGCGGACGGGCGCCCCGGACGAACGACGGGGGCAGGAGACATGA
- a CDS encoding gluconeogenesis factor YvcK family protein has translation MTRRTPRLSRLRRVVPDGSTDGRGGRPAEARGGRPRRRGTQPKVVALGGGMGLSASLAALRRITGDLTAVVTVADDGGSSGRLRDELGVLPPGDLRKALAALCGDDDWGQTWARVIQHRFQSKGELHEHAVGNLLIVALWEQLGDHVQALDLVGRLLGAQGRVLPMSAVPLELQALVKGHDPARPDEVDTVRGQATVALTPGEVQSVHVVPHDPPAVPEAVEAVLDADWVVLGPGSWFSSVIPHLLVPELLDALTQTKARRVLSLNLAPQPGETEGFSPQRHLEVLGRHAPKLALDVVLADEAAVPDRDSLTDAAKRFGAAVELAPVARPDGTPRHDPELLAAAYDRIFRMHGRIGPWR, from the coding sequence ATGACACGACGTACTCCGCGGCTGAGCCGGCTGCGCCGGGTGGTGCCCGACGGCAGCACTGACGGAAGGGGCGGCCGGCCCGCCGAGGCCCGGGGCGGCAGACCCCGCCGCCGGGGCACCCAGCCCAAGGTCGTCGCCCTCGGCGGCGGCATGGGCCTGTCCGCCTCGCTCGCCGCCCTGCGCCGGATCACCGGCGACCTCACCGCCGTCGTGACCGTGGCCGACGACGGCGGCTCCAGCGGCCGGCTGCGCGACGAACTGGGCGTGCTGCCGCCCGGCGACCTGCGCAAGGCACTGGCCGCGCTCTGTGGTGACGACGACTGGGGCCAGACCTGGGCGCGCGTCATCCAGCACCGCTTCCAGTCCAAGGGCGAGCTGCACGAGCACGCGGTCGGCAATCTGCTGATCGTCGCCCTGTGGGAGCAGCTCGGCGACCACGTCCAGGCGCTCGACCTGGTCGGACGGCTGCTCGGCGCGCAGGGGCGCGTGCTGCCCATGTCCGCTGTCCCGCTGGAGCTCCAGGCCCTGGTCAAGGGCCACGACCCGGCCCGCCCGGACGAGGTGGACACGGTCCGTGGCCAGGCCACCGTCGCCCTCACCCCGGGCGAGGTGCAGTCCGTGCACGTCGTGCCGCACGACCCGCCGGCCGTGCCCGAGGCGGTCGAGGCCGTCCTGGACGCGGACTGGGTGGTGCTCGGCCCCGGCTCCTGGTTCTCCTCGGTCATCCCGCACCTGCTGGTACCCGAGCTGCTGGACGCGCTCACGCAGACCAAGGCCCGCCGGGTACTCTCCCTGAACCTCGCCCCGCAGCCCGGAGAAACCGAGGGCTTCTCCCCGCAGCGTCATTTGGAGGTTTTGGGACGACACGCCCCTAAACTCGCCCTGGACGTGGTGCTGGCCGACGAGGCCGCCGTGCCCGACCGTGACTCCCTGACCGATGCCGCCAAGCGGTTCGGGGCCGCGGTCGAGCTGGCGCCGGTGGCCCGGCCCGACGGGACCCCGAGGCATGACCCGGAGCTGTTGGCCGCCGCGTACGACCGTATTTTTCGGATGCATGGAAGGATCGGCCCATGGCGATGA